One window of the Lipingzhangella halophila genome contains the following:
- a CDS encoding alpha/beta hydrolase: MPRRNQAVERGASLIEYGGVLLLVAAIAVTVFGSGIPNQVFGLISDALACVGQEGDCSAEDSDQAAPDEEPDPDTGGDPDSDTGGDPADPDAPVEVDPAPEMSGDWDDGVVTQATDLGAGIEDGAGDVACLAHLCENEEFQDTWGDVGDTAVNADPAIWDGENGGPETHNVVFGFGGDDPELAPDPDASPEEVNDWWEDLDPGERAEVMQEEPEHIRDLNGIPAIVRNNLNQDFLEEETQRRLEEEGMTLEEAREIPSDSEDEDLPDELVELRELVKLEDTLNDEDGDEYYLLALDPEEERSIVSRGNPDTADNVSTLVPGTGIGWEAMNGQLGRAEDLHEAASAADEEAENASIAWIGYDTPNWGQALSNYHARGGKDELVGFQDGLRATHEGPPSNNTVIGHSYGSTAVGESAQSRLFSSDSLDADNLIFTGSPGAMSDEVEDLEIDPDNVHATRSKDDEIVGDFRAGLHGQDVTSEEYGANVFESKPEPGSESDDDDGIGHSDYFDNPDDSQMVYMGDVIAGKK; encoded by the coding sequence ATGCCCCGGCGGAATCAGGCTGTTGAACGCGGCGCGTCCCTAATTGAGTACGGCGGGGTCCTGTTGTTGGTGGCCGCTATCGCGGTGACCGTGTTCGGGAGTGGCATACCCAACCAGGTGTTCGGGTTGATCTCGGACGCGCTGGCGTGTGTGGGGCAGGAGGGGGACTGCTCGGCTGAGGACTCGGACCAGGCAGCGCCTGATGAGGAGCCCGATCCCGATACGGGCGGTGACCCGGATTCCGATACGGGCGGTGACCCGGCGGATCCCGACGCACCCGTTGAAGTGGATCCCGCTCCGGAGATGTCCGGCGACTGGGATGACGGGGTGGTCACGCAGGCCACTGATCTCGGTGCCGGCATCGAGGACGGTGCCGGCGACGTCGCGTGTCTGGCTCATCTGTGCGAGAACGAGGAGTTCCAGGACACCTGGGGTGATGTGGGGGACACGGCGGTTAACGCCGACCCCGCGATCTGGGACGGGGAGAACGGCGGCCCCGAGACCCACAACGTGGTCTTCGGTTTCGGGGGCGACGACCCGGAGCTCGCCCCTGATCCGGATGCCTCGCCCGAGGAGGTCAACGACTGGTGGGAGGACCTGGATCCGGGCGAGCGCGCCGAGGTGATGCAGGAGGAACCCGAGCACATCCGCGACCTCAACGGAATCCCCGCCATCGTGCGCAACAACCTCAACCAGGATTTCCTCGAAGAGGAGACCCAGCGGAGGCTGGAGGAGGAAGGGATGACGCTTGAGGAGGCGCGCGAGATCCCCAGCGATTCCGAGGATGAGGACCTCCCCGATGAACTGGTGGAGCTGCGCGAGCTCGTCAAGCTGGAGGACACGCTCAACGACGAGGACGGCGACGAGTACTATCTGCTCGCGTTGGATCCGGAGGAGGAGCGTTCCATCGTCTCCCGCGGCAACCCCGACACCGCCGACAACGTCTCCACGCTGGTCCCCGGAACCGGGATCGGGTGGGAGGCCATGAACGGCCAGCTGGGTCGCGCCGAAGATCTGCACGAGGCAGCCAGCGCAGCTGATGAGGAGGCTGAGAACGCCTCGATCGCCTGGATCGGCTACGACACCCCGAACTGGGGGCAGGCACTTTCCAACTATCACGCGCGGGGAGGAAAGGATGAGCTGGTCGGTTTCCAGGACGGGCTGCGCGCGACCCACGAGGGGCCGCCCTCCAACAACACGGTCATCGGGCACAGCTATGGGTCGACCGCGGTCGGAGAGAGCGCGCAATCAAGGCTCTTCTCGAGCGACTCCCTCGACGCGGACAATCTGATATTCACGGGAAGTCCCGGCGCTATGTCGGATGAGGTGGAAGATCTGGAGATCGACCCAGACAATGTGCACGCCACCAGGTCCAAGGACGACGAGATAGTAGGGGACTTTCGGGCAGGGCTGCATGGGCAGGATGTGACCTCCGAGGAATACGGTGCGAACGTGTTCGAGTCCAAGCCCGAGCCCGGGTCCGAGTCCGATGACGATGACGGAATCGGGCACAGTGACTACTTCGACAATCCGGATGATTCGCAGATGGTGTACATGGGCGATGTCATCGCTGGTAAGAAGTAG
- a CDS encoding family 2 encapsulin nanocompartment cargo protein polyprenyl transferase, whose amino-acid sequence MAAIDDVTDGRPAREVLAWSRTLVDPALREAVANLPPSMRDIAGYHFGWWDEHGRPSGVDGGKALRPALVLLSATAVGGAPTAAVPAAVGVELVHNFSLLHDDVMDGDVTRRHRPTAWSVYGRSSAILAGDALLTLACDVVASSGHPAAHEGTRRLNATVLSLIDGQSADMAFERRVDVGVRECLSMVERKTAALLGCASHLGAAFGGAPPERVERMRSFGARLGMAFQFVDDLLGIWGDPETTGKPAHSDLRNRKKSLPVVAALASGTPAGHELAALYGREPYDEPLSGAEVPRAAELIESAGAREWSRRQVDELLANARHDLHACFPQEQAAAELAALASLATTEREPSSAGGSVSDAEPPA is encoded by the coding sequence ATGGCCGCCATAGACGACGTGACCGATGGCCGCCCCGCCCGCGAGGTGCTGGCCTGGAGCAGAACACTGGTCGACCCCGCGCTGCGCGAGGCGGTGGCGAACCTGCCCCCCTCAATGCGGGACATCGCCGGGTACCACTTCGGCTGGTGGGACGAGCACGGCCGGCCGAGTGGTGTCGACGGCGGGAAGGCGCTCCGGCCCGCGCTGGTGCTGCTGTCGGCGACGGCTGTCGGCGGCGCGCCGACCGCGGCCGTGCCCGCCGCGGTCGGTGTGGAGCTGGTGCACAACTTCTCGCTGCTGCACGACGACGTTATGGACGGTGATGTCACCCGCCGCCACCGTCCAACAGCGTGGAGTGTCTACGGGCGCAGCTCGGCGATCCTGGCCGGAGACGCGCTGCTGACTCTGGCGTGTGACGTCGTGGCCAGCAGTGGGCACCCCGCCGCGCACGAGGGCACGCGCCGGCTCAACGCCACGGTGTTGAGCCTGATCGACGGGCAGAGCGCCGACATGGCGTTCGAGCGGCGCGTCGACGTCGGTGTGCGGGAGTGCCTGAGCATGGTCGAACGCAAGACCGCGGCCCTGCTCGGGTGCGCCAGCCATCTCGGTGCCGCGTTCGGCGGGGCCCCGCCGGAGCGGGTCGAGCGGATGCGCTCCTTCGGAGCGCGACTCGGGATGGCGTTCCAGTTCGTCGACGACCTGCTGGGGATCTGGGGCGACCCCGAAACCACGGGCAAGCCGGCGCACTCGGACCTGCGCAACCGGAAGAAGTCGCTGCCCGTGGTGGCCGCCCTGGCTTCCGGCACTCCGGCCGGGCACGAGCTGGCCGCGCTCTACGGGCGCGAACCGTACGACGAGCCGCTGAGCGGTGCGGAGGTCCCCCGCGCCGCGGAACTGATCGAGAGCGCGGGCGCGCGGGAGTGGAGCCGTCGCCAGGTCGACGAGCTGCTCGCGAACGCCCGGCACGACCTGCACGCCTGTTTCCCCCAGGAACAGGCCGCGGCGGAGCTGGCCGCGCTCGCCAGCTTGGCCACCACCGAACGCGAGCCCAGCTCGGCGGGCGGCTCCGTCAGCGACGCGGAGCCGCCCGCCTGA
- a CDS encoding ATP-grasp domain-containing protein, whose amino-acid sequence MRENIFVLGLDQINLETLQSLPHLAHYRFHTLLDVDELVGTEEIPLPELLDKAREQLRSFDGTVDAIIGYWDFPVSSMVPLLCAEFGLRSAPLDAVVRCEHKYWSRLTQAEVIDEYPSFGLVRLDEEPSPPEGVGFPMWLKPVKSSSSELAFLVENEEQFDSAARRISGGIDRVGAPFNFVLSHVDLPPEVAAAGGRSCLAEEAAEGMQITVEGYSADGHARVYGVVDAHTYADSPSFLRYQHPTSLPDTVVERLSSISTRVARRMGLDSTTFNIEFFWNPTTGAISLLEINPRHSQSHALLFEMVDGLPNHQIMVDLALGRPPDVPHREGPYDVAAAWFLRRFADGMVRHVPTSEEIARVERTIPGVRVQVEVREGQRLSEKHGQDSYSYELARVYVGADDEAGMREKYAACVEELPFEFD is encoded by the coding sequence ATGCGCGAGAACATCTTCGTCCTGGGGCTCGACCAGATCAACCTCGAAACCCTCCAGAGTCTGCCGCACCTGGCGCATTACCGCTTCCACACGCTGCTGGACGTCGACGAGCTGGTCGGGACCGAGGAGATCCCGCTTCCCGAGCTGCTCGACAAGGCGCGCGAGCAACTCCGGTCGTTCGACGGGACGGTGGACGCGATCATCGGCTACTGGGACTTCCCGGTCAGCTCGATGGTTCCGCTGCTGTGCGCGGAGTTCGGGCTGCGCAGCGCACCACTCGACGCTGTTGTGCGCTGCGAGCACAAGTACTGGAGCCGCCTGACACAGGCCGAGGTGATCGACGAGTATCCATCGTTCGGATTGGTGCGCCTGGACGAGGAGCCCTCCCCGCCCGAGGGTGTCGGCTTCCCGATGTGGCTCAAGCCCGTGAAGTCCTCCTCCTCGGAGCTCGCCTTCCTGGTCGAGAACGAGGAGCAGTTCGACAGCGCGGCGCGCCGGATCTCCGGGGGCATCGACCGGGTCGGCGCGCCGTTCAACTTCGTGCTCTCGCATGTCGACCTGCCACCGGAGGTCGCGGCGGCGGGCGGCCGGTCCTGCCTGGCCGAGGAGGCGGCCGAGGGCATGCAGATCACGGTCGAGGGATACAGCGCCGACGGCCACGCGCGCGTCTACGGGGTGGTGGACGCGCACACCTACGCCGACAGCCCGAGCTTCCTGCGCTACCAGCACCCCACCTCCCTGCCGGACACGGTCGTCGAACGGCTCTCCTCGATCTCCACACGTGTCGCGCGGCGCATGGGCCTGGACTCGACGACGTTCAACATCGAGTTCTTCTGGAACCCCACCACCGGCGCCATCTCCCTGCTGGAGATCAACCCGCGGCACTCGCAGTCGCACGCGTTGCTGTTCGAGATGGTCGACGGCCTGCCGAACCACCAGATCATGGTGGACCTCGCGCTGGGGCGCCCGCCGGACGTCCCGCACCGGGAGGGCCCCTACGACGTGGCCGCGGCATGGTTCCTGCGCCGCTTCGCCGACGGCATGGTGCGGCATGTCCCCACCTCCGAGGAGATCGCGCGGGTGGAGCGCACGATCCCCGGCGTCCGGGTCCAGGTCGAGGTGCGCGAAGGCCAGCGGCTTTCCGAGAAGCACGGCCAGGACAGTTACAGCTACGAGCTGGCCCGGGTCTACGTCGGCGCCGACGACGAGGCGGGGATGCGGGAGAAGTACGCGGCCTGTGTCGAGGAGCTGCCGTTCGAGTTCGATTAG
- a CDS encoding DUF3140 domain-containing protein, with protein MVNLADDPEVQKLWNDFHSLVNMTSEELRKWLLTTSSGEVAFDPNELPEQGRAIVEILNKRRADLTHNDLDVMRTTVETVRERLADPRREDDDWRHELMSMGHDPLKPDSERPDEENLPEPPGNERSAEPAE; from the coding sequence ATGGTGAATCTGGCGGACGACCCGGAGGTCCAGAAGTTGTGGAACGACTTCCACTCCCTTGTGAACATGACAAGCGAGGAGCTGCGCAAGTGGTTGCTCACCACGAGCTCCGGTGAGGTCGCGTTCGACCCGAACGAACTTCCAGAGCAGGGCCGCGCCATTGTCGAGATCCTGAACAAACGGCGCGCCGACCTCACCCACAACGACCTCGACGTGATGCGCACAACCGTGGAAACCGTCCGCGAGCGGCTGGCCGACCCGCGGCGCGAGGACGACGACTGGCGGCACGAACTCATGTCGATGGGCCACGACCCGCTCAAGCCCGACTCGGAGCGGCCCGACGAGGAGAACCTTCCGGAGCCGCCCGGCAACGAGCGCTCCGCAGAACCGGCCGAATGA
- a CDS encoding CocE/NonD family hydrolase translates to MRTVTTTPEEVTEHEHVWIPMSDGVRLAARIWRPVSSDDEPVPVILEYIPYRKRDLTALRDSMHHPYLAGHGYACVRVDLRGSGDSEGVLTGEYLERELVDGEEVLEWLADQPWSNGRAGMMGISWGGFNALQLAARRPRGLDAIVTLCSSDDRYADDVHYMGGCLLSDNLSWASTMFAYTSCPPDPEIAGSRWREMWEERLRGSGLWLEEWLTHQRRDGYWRHASVCEDYRDIECAVLAVSGWADGYSNAVFRMLANLDVPRQGLIGPWSHKYPHLGKPGPAIGFLQELVRWWDRWLKDDKDNGIMDEPMLRIFMQDSVPPSTAYTERPGRWVGERTWPTDRFGNQCFPLARNQIRWRGDEECDESEETIESPLSLGQFAGKWCSYNAPPDLPYDQREEDGGSLIYDTDELTERCEILGAPEVGLEFSVDQPVAMVAVRLSDVAPEGRATRVSYGLLNLTHRHGHNAPAMLEPGRRYHVTIPMNGVAQAFPAGHRIRLSISTSYWPLAWPPPRPTFLTVYPSDSTLTLPIRPVDASDEPQPSEFAEPEGSAPIATSQIKPGDERWTVSRDLIDYVSALDVVKDLGVVRIDDINLDVTRRTVERYGWTNDDFGSVYGDVEWEMGFQRGDWRVSTFTRTVLTSDANDFHLHAQLDAYEGRQRVLSRNWNLSIPRDHV, encoded by the coding sequence ATGCGCACGGTGACAACCACACCCGAGGAGGTCACGGAGCACGAACATGTGTGGATTCCGATGTCGGACGGGGTGCGGCTCGCCGCGCGGATCTGGCGGCCGGTGTCGTCCGACGACGAACCGGTCCCGGTGATCCTGGAATACATCCCGTACCGCAAGCGGGACCTGACCGCCCTTCGGGACTCGATGCACCACCCCTACCTTGCCGGGCACGGTTACGCGTGTGTGCGCGTGGACCTGCGCGGCAGCGGCGACTCCGAAGGGGTCCTCACCGGGGAGTACCTGGAACGCGAGCTGGTCGACGGCGAGGAGGTACTGGAGTGGCTCGCCGACCAGCCGTGGTCCAACGGCCGGGCCGGAATGATGGGCATCTCCTGGGGCGGGTTCAACGCGCTGCAACTGGCCGCCCGCCGGCCGCGCGGCCTTGACGCCATCGTCACGCTGTGCTCCAGTGACGACCGCTACGCCGACGACGTGCACTACATGGGCGGCTGTCTGCTGAGCGACAACCTCTCGTGGGCGTCGACCATGTTCGCCTACACCTCGTGCCCACCCGACCCGGAGATCGCCGGGTCGCGATGGCGGGAGATGTGGGAGGAGCGGCTGCGCGGCAGCGGCCTCTGGTTGGAGGAGTGGCTGACCCACCAACGGCGCGACGGCTACTGGCGGCACGCCTCGGTCTGTGAGGACTACCGCGACATCGAGTGCGCCGTGCTGGCGGTGAGCGGCTGGGCCGACGGGTACTCCAACGCGGTGTTCCGGATGCTCGCCAACCTCGACGTGCCCCGGCAGGGCCTTATCGGGCCGTGGTCGCACAAGTACCCGCACCTGGGCAAGCCGGGCCCCGCGATCGGCTTCCTGCAGGAGCTGGTGCGCTGGTGGGACCGCTGGCTCAAGGACGACAAGGACAACGGCATCATGGACGAGCCCATGCTGCGCATCTTCATGCAGGACAGCGTGCCGCCGTCCACGGCCTATACCGAGCGTCCCGGCCGCTGGGTGGGCGAGCGCACCTGGCCCACGGACCGGTTCGGCAACCAATGCTTCCCGCTGGCGCGCAACCAGATCCGCTGGCGCGGTGACGAAGAGTGCGACGAGTCGGAGGAGACGATCGAGTCCCCGCTGTCGTTGGGACAGTTCGCCGGTAAGTGGTGCTCCTACAACGCTCCCCCCGATCTGCCCTACGACCAGCGGGAGGAGGACGGTGGGTCACTGATCTACGACACGGATGAGCTGACCGAGCGCTGCGAGATCCTGGGCGCCCCCGAGGTGGGCCTGGAGTTCTCGGTGGACCAGCCGGTGGCGATGGTCGCGGTGCGGCTGTCCGACGTGGCCCCCGAGGGCCGCGCCACCCGGGTGAGCTACGGCCTGCTGAATCTCACCCACCGGCACGGCCACAACGCCCCCGCGATGCTCGAACCGGGCCGCCGGTACCACGTGACCATCCCGATGAACGGCGTGGCGCAGGCGTTCCCCGCGGGGCACCGCATCCGGCTCTCGATCTCGACCTCGTACTGGCCGCTGGCGTGGCCGCCGCCGCGCCCCACGTTCCTCACCGTGTACCCCAGCGACAGCACGCTCACCCTGCCGATCCGCCCCGTGGACGCGTCCGACGAGCCGCAGCCAAGCGAATTCGCCGAACCCGAGGGAAGCGCGCCCATAGCGACATCGCAGATCAAGCCGGGCGACGAACGGTGGACGGTGTCGCGCGACCTGATCGACTACGTGTCCGCCCTGGACGTGGTGAAGGATCTCGGCGTCGTCCGGATCGACGACATCAACCTGGACGTCACCCGGCGCACCGTGGAGCGCTACGGCTGGACGAACGACGACTTCGGCTCGGTCTACGGCGACGTCGAGTGGGAGATGGGATTCCAACGAGGCGACTGGCGGGTCTCCACGTTCACCCGCACCGTGCTGACGTCGGACGCCAACGACTTCCATCTGCACGCCCAGTTGGACGCCTACGAGGGCCGCCAGCGGGTACTGTCGCGGAACTGGAACCTCAGCATCCCGCGCGACCACGTGTGA
- a CDS encoding 4-hydroxy-3-methylbut-2-enyl diphosphate reductase — protein sequence MSGTGDNDMTAAYEPDPQRTAMVTVADELIDPARSPIECPAAPLLAGELTRRGVPTAFGPLHLDGPAEEATGTSVLTALLPAPGRRIGLGVAASGGESGGQRAARAALADLLPMVRPRTVLLAAPRSFCAGVERAIEAVERALGQWGAPLYVRKQIVHNTHVVADLEARGAVFVEDLEEVPDGARVIFSAHGVSPAVHAEAGRRGLRVIDATCPLVTKVHTEARRFAGRGDTVVLIGHDGHEEVEGTMGEAPEHTVLVESPDDVADLEVPDPERVSYLTQTTLAVDETNAVIQALRERFPALRGPGSDDICYATTNRQDALRDIAEESDLVLVVGSGNSSNSVRLMELADRCGTPAYLVDTIGDIRPEWLLDAGVVGLTAGASAPPRLVEDVIAALGGLGPITVTEREAARETLQFQLPPAVR from the coding sequence ATGTCCGGCACCGGAGACAACGACATGACCGCCGCCTACGAGCCCGACCCGCAGCGGACGGCAATGGTGACCGTCGCTGACGAGCTGATCGACCCTGCCCGGAGCCCGATCGAGTGCCCAGCGGCCCCCCTCCTCGCGGGTGAGCTAACGCGCCGGGGAGTGCCGACCGCTTTCGGACCGCTGCACCTCGACGGGCCCGCGGAGGAGGCCACCGGCACGTCGGTGCTGACCGCGCTGCTCCCCGCGCCGGGCCGGCGCATCGGGCTCGGGGTCGCCGCTTCCGGCGGGGAGAGCGGGGGCCAGCGCGCCGCCCGCGCCGCGCTGGCCGACCTGTTGCCCATGGTGCGGCCCCGCACCGTGCTCCTCGCCGCGCCCCGATCGTTCTGCGCCGGAGTGGAACGCGCGATCGAGGCGGTGGAGCGGGCGCTGGGGCAATGGGGTGCCCCGCTCTACGTGCGCAAGCAGATCGTGCACAACACGCACGTCGTGGCCGACCTTGAGGCGCGCGGCGCGGTGTTCGTGGAGGACCTGGAGGAGGTCCCCGATGGCGCGAGGGTCATATTCTCCGCGCACGGGGTCTCCCCGGCGGTGCACGCTGAGGCCGGGCGCCGCGGGCTGCGGGTGATCGACGCGACCTGCCCGCTCGTCACCAAGGTGCACACCGAGGCCAGGCGGTTCGCCGGGCGGGGCGACACCGTTGTGCTCATCGGCCACGACGGGCACGAGGAGGTCGAGGGCACCATGGGCGAGGCGCCCGAGCACACGGTTCTCGTGGAGTCTCCCGACGATGTCGCCGACCTGGAGGTGCCCGACCCCGAACGCGTGTCCTACCTGACCCAGACCACCCTCGCGGTGGACGAGACCAATGCGGTCATCCAGGCGCTGCGCGAGCGGTTCCCGGCACTGCGCGGCCCAGGCTCGGACGACATCTGCTACGCGACGACGAACCGCCAGGACGCGCTGCGCGACATCGCGGAGGAGTCGGACCTGGTGCTGGTCGTGGGGTCGGGCAACTCGTCCAACTCGGTCCGGCTGATGGAGCTGGCCGATCGTTGCGGTACCCCCGCTTACCTCGTCGACACCATTGGCGATATACGGCCCGAATGGCTTCTTGACGCCGGGGTGGTCGGGCTGACCGCCGGTGCGTCGGCACCGCCGCGGCTGGTCGAGGACGTCATCGCCGCGCTCGGCGGGCTGGGGCCGATCACCGTGACCGAGCGGGAGGCCGCCCGGGAGACTCTCCAGTTCCAGTTGCCTCCAGCGGTGCGGTGA
- a CDS encoding alpha/beta hydrolase — translation MPRRNQAVERGASLIEYGGVLLLVAAIGVVVFGSGIPNQVFGLISDALACVGQEGDCSAEDSDQAAPDEEPDTEGDPDSDTGGDPADPGSPVEVSPAPEASGDWGDGVVTQATDLGAGIEDGAGDVACLAHLCENEEFQDTWGDVGDTAVNADPAIWDGENGGPETHNVVFGFGDDDPELAPDPDASPEEVNDWWEELDPGERAEVMQEEPEHIRDLNGIPADVRNNLNRDFLDDEVDRLLEEEDLTREEVLNRENDDLGSTEVQELVDLQDTLENGKVEDGEVVSEGHEYYLLELDPDEERSIVSRGNPDTADNVSTLVPGTGIEWTAVNGQLGRADNMYDAAVTADRDADHASIAWIGYDTPAAWQADGELWARQGQEELRGFQDGLRLTHEDDSPSRNTVVGHSYGSTVAGTAASDDAGLDADNLIFVGSPGTSVDSVDELSGFDDSNVFATRGNDDWISWVPGFVHGRDPYDQQYGASRFASDDGTEHPQYFNNPESEQMEYMGEIIAG, via the coding sequence ATGCCCCGGCGGAATCAGGCTGTTGAACGCGGCGCGTCCCTAATTGAGTACGGCGGGGTCCTGTTGTTGGTGGCCGCTATCGGCGTGGTCGTGTTCGGGAGTGGCATACCCAACCAGGTGTTCGGGTTGATCTCGGACGCGCTGGCGTGTGTCGGGCAGGAGGGGGACTGCTCGGCTGAGGACTCGGACCAGGCAGCGCCTGATGAGGAGCCCGATACGGAGGGCGACCCGGATTCCGATACGGGCGGTGACCCGGCGGATCCCGGCTCACCCGTTGAAGTGAGCCCCGCTCCGGAGGCGTCCGGTGACTGGGGCGACGGGGTGGTCACGCAGGCCACTGATCTCGGTGCCGGCATCGAGGACGGTGCCGGCGACGTCGCGTGTCTGGCTCATCTGTGCGAGAACGAGGAGTTCCAGGACACCTGGGGTGATGTGGGGGACACGGCGGTTAACGCCGACCCCGCGATCTGGGACGGGGAGAACGGCGGCCCCGAGACCCACAACGTGGTCTTCGGTTTCGGGGATGACGATCCGGAGCTCGCCCCTGATCCGGATGCCTCGCCCGAGGAGGTCAACGACTGGTGGGAGGAGCTGGACCCGGGCGAGCGCGCCGAGGTGATGCAGGAGGAACCCGAGCACATCCGCGACCTCAACGGAATCCCCGCCGACGTGCGCAACAACCTCAACCGGGACTTCCTCGACGATGAGGTCGACAGGCTGCTGGAAGAGGAAGACCTCACGCGCGAGGAGGTGCTCAACCGGGAGAACGACGATCTCGGAAGTACCGAAGTGCAGGAGCTGGTCGACCTGCAGGACACTCTGGAAAACGGCAAGGTCGAAGATGGCGAGGTGGTATCCGAGGGCCACGAGTACTACCTGCTTGAGTTGGACCCGGACGAGGAGCGTTCCATCGTCTCCCGCGGCAACCCCGACACCGCGGACAACGTCTCCACGCTGGTGCCCGGCACCGGGATCGAGTGGACGGCCGTGAACGGCCAGCTCGGCCGCGCCGACAACATGTACGACGCGGCCGTTACGGCGGACCGGGACGCTGACCATGCCTCGATCGCCTGGATCGGCTACGATACCCCCGCTGCGTGGCAGGCGGACGGTGAGCTATGGGCCAGACAGGGCCAGGAGGAGCTTCGCGGCTTCCAGGACGGGTTGCGTCTCACCCACGAGGACGACAGCCCGTCAAGAAACACGGTCGTTGGGCACAGTTACGGATCTACCGTTGCCGGGACGGCGGCGTCGGACGACGCGGGGCTCGACGCCGACAATCTGATATTCGTGGGGAGTCCCGGGACGAGTGTGGATTCGGTGGACGAGCTCTCGGGATTCGACGACAGCAACGTGTTCGCAACACGAGGCAACGACGACTGGATCAGTTGGGTCCCCGGGTTCGTGCACGGCCGCGACCCCTACGACCAGCAGTACGGCGCCAGCCGGTTCGCTTCCGACGATGGGACCGAGCACCCGCAGTACTTCAACAACCCCGAATCGGAACAGATGGAGTACATGGGGGAGATCATCGCCGGCTAG
- a CDS encoding Mut7-C RNAse domain-containing protein, producing MDQPEVCLRFAAELRPFLPSRKRGAADLRVPHDGTSTLGHHVQSTGVPLTEVGNLVCNGRRVAPAHRPEPGDSVDVHGIDRPQRAPVWPPRFVLDVHLGALARRLRMVGVDTAYGNDLDDDELVEWANAEQRVLLTQDRRLLHRRVLVAGAFVHGHDPDDQVLDVLERFAPPLEPMSRCTACNGTLESVDKSEVAHRLEPGTRATYDTFAQCRECGRVYWPGAHHDRIRTIVDAARRTVAAAAEPAEGAD from the coding sequence ATGGACCAACCCGAGGTGTGCCTGCGGTTCGCGGCCGAGTTGCGGCCGTTCCTGCCGTCGCGCAAGAGGGGCGCCGCGGACCTGCGCGTGCCCCACGACGGCACGTCGACACTCGGGCATCATGTGCAGTCCACCGGGGTGCCGCTGACCGAGGTGGGAAACCTCGTCTGCAACGGGCGCCGGGTGGCGCCGGCGCACCGGCCCGAGCCCGGCGACAGTGTGGATGTCCACGGGATCGACCGGCCGCAGCGGGCTCCGGTCTGGCCACCGCGTTTTGTCCTGGACGTGCACCTCGGCGCGCTGGCGCGCCGGCTGCGGATGGTGGGGGTGGACACCGCCTACGGCAACGACCTCGACGACGACGAGCTGGTCGAGTGGGCCAACGCCGAGCAGCGGGTGCTGCTCACCCAGGACCGCCGGCTGCTGCACCGCCGGGTGCTCGTGGCGGGCGCCTTCGTGCACGGGCACGACCCGGATGACCAGGTACTGGACGTCCTCGAACGGTTCGCCCCGCCGCTTGAGCCGATGAGCCGGTGCACGGCGTGCAATGGCACGCTCGAAAGCGTCGACAAGAGCGAGGTGGCGCACCGCCTGGAACCGGGGACCCGGGCGACCTACGACACCTTCGCCCAATGCCGGGAGTGCGGCCGGGTGTACTGGCCGGGGGCGCATCACGACCGCATCAGGACCATCGTGGACGCGGCCCGGCGAACCGTCGCGGCCGCGGCCGAGCCGGCGGAGGGAGCTGACTGA